From a single Apium graveolens cultivar Ventura chromosome 2, ASM990537v1, whole genome shotgun sequence genomic region:
- the LOC141696136 gene encoding uncharacterized protein LOC141696136, producing the protein MLTKTNYTSWAIKMKIFMQAQGVWSVVEPSDPKAAIVEKSDNSDSKAASGEKSDKISLALIYQGILEEVLLSIAEKQTVKEVWEMIKTLRQGADRVKQAQIQTLKSEFEALGMKESEQIDNFHLKMNGLVTNIRALEEEMDESYVVEKLLRAVPSRFLQITSTMEQFGDLETMSVEEVIGSLKAHEE; encoded by the coding sequence ATGTTAACGAAAACCAATTACACGAGCTGGGCTATCAAGATGAAGATTTTCATGCAGGCACAAGGTGTTTGGAGTGTTGTTGAACCGAGTGACCCAAAAGCTGCTATTGTAGAGAAAAGTGACAACAGTGACTCCAAAGCTGCTAGTGGTGAGAAAAGTGACAAGATTTCCTTGGCTCTGATCTACCAAGGGATTCTAGAGGAAGTACTGTTGTCAATTGCGGAGAAACAAACTGTCAAAGAGGTGTGGGAGATGATTAAGACGCTACGCCAAGGAGCAGATCGAGTGAAACAAGCACAAATTCAAACTTTGAAATCCGAATTTGAGGCTTTGGGCATGAAAGAAAGTGAGCAAATCGATAATTTTCACCTGAAAATGAATGGTTTGGTAACAAACATCAGGGCTTTGGAGGAGGAGATGGATGAATCATACGTTGTGGAAAAGCTCCTACGTGCAGTACCGTCGAGGTTTCTACAAATTACATCCACCATGGAACAATTTGGGGACCTTGAAACAATGTCGGTGGAGGAGGTCATAGGCTCTCTCAAGGCACATGAGGAATGA
- the LOC141706138 gene encoding peroxidase 5-like has translation MMNSKCIGLALYCCLILSIIVSTMGAYSPPLKVGYYRRSCPQAESIVRNAVKKAVSKNPGLAAGLIRMHFHDCFVRGCEGSILLDSTPNNLAERTHPANNPSLRGFEVIDKAKSKLEAVCPNNVSCSDILAFAARDSAFRAGGIYYAVPSGRRDGRESVFDDVTNNLPLASFTATELVDNFARKGLSLDEMVTLSGAHSIGVSHCSSFSDRLYKFNATHSQDPSMDPKYASFLKRKCLKSSSQDPTVNLDSTPRHLDNQYYKDLKYKRGLLTSDQTLLTSPLTSKNAWYNAKFGTTWRAKYAAAMVRMGSIEVLTGTEGEIRKICRVVN, from the exons ATGATGAATTCAAAGTGCATCGGACTGGCGTTGTATTGTTGTTTAATTCTCTCCATCATTGTATCTACGATGGGAGCTTACTCGCCCCCACTTAAGGTTGGTTATTACAGGAGAAGCTGTCCACAGGCAGAGTCAATTGTTAGAAATGCTGTTAAAAAAGCTGTGTCGAAAAATCCAGGCCTTGCTGCTGGTCTCATTAGAATGCATTTCCATGACTGCTTTGTCAGG GGTTGTGAAGGTTCTATATTATTGGATTCAACGCCTAATAATCTAGCTGAAAGAACTCATCCAGCGAATAATCCAAGTCTACGGGGTTTTGAAGTGATTGATAAGGCCAAATCTAAACTTGAAGCTGTATGTCCCAACAACGTGTCATGCTCAGATATACTAGCTTTCGCTGCTCGTGACAGCGCTTTTAGAGCAGGAGGCATATACTATGCAGTTCCTTCAGGGCGTCGTGATGGACGTGAGTCTGTGTTTGATGATGTTACAAATAATCTCCCTCTTGCTTCATTTACTGCCACGGAACTTGTAGACAACTTTGCACGAAAAGGATTGTCATTAGATGAAATGGTCACACTCTCTGGCGCTCATTCTATTGGCGTTTCACATTGCAGTTCATTTTCAGATCGTCTATATAAGTTTAACGCAACACATTCCCAAGATCCTTCCATGGATCCAAAATATGCTTCATTTTTGAAGAGAAAGTGTCTCAAATCTAGTTCACAAGATCCTACAGTGAATCTTGATTCGACACCTAGACATTTGGACAATCAATATTATAAGGATTTGAAGTATAAAAGAGGTTTATTGACGTCTGATCAGACTCTGTTAACGAGCCCTTTGACGTCTAAGAATGCATGGTACAACGCCAAATTTGGAACAACTTGGCGTGCTAAGTATGCTGCTGCAATGGTGCGCATGGGCTCTATAGAAGTCCTCACAGGGACAGAAGGGGAGATTCGAAAGATATGCAGGGTTGTGAACTGA